One window of the Anomaloglossus baeobatrachus isolate aAnoBae1 chromosome 12, aAnoBae1.hap1, whole genome shotgun sequence genome contains the following:
- the LOC142258026 gene encoding uncharacterized protein LOC142258026 isoform X3, producing the protein MSQLMQAIDSILKTFEKYSQYPCPGQSLQPTEMEQLIQEELSDAIKSLVLLQNTGDPEIITLVMKAVDRNRDGKISFKEYITLVCVVAKAYYKHLLKERSSQQCLIPQASQQSSSQFPTQVQAANQLANIYIPAIQHFAAAAIQDQQLGLLPQVPAQVSTQQTVVQVPVPGQVVATQAPVQVPTQGQQFVTVQASTQGLVQGQQIVPVQVPVQVPVVQPASVQQVPVVQLAPVQQVPVVQPASVQQVPVVQPAPVQQVPVVQPAPVQQVPIVQPAPVQLVPVVQPAPVQQVPVVQPAPDHQGPVLPPAPVHQVPVVQPASVQLVPVVQPAPAQQVPLVQPAPVHQVPVVQPAPVQQVPIVQPAPVQLVPVVQPAPVQQVPVVQPAPVQQVPVVQPAPLQLVPVVQPAPVHQVPVVQPAPLQQVPLVQPAPAQQVPTVQPAPVQQVPVVQPAPVQVVPVVQPAPVQQVPVVQPAPVQQVPVVQPTSVQLVPVVQPVPAQQVPLVQPAPVHQVPVVQPAPVQQVPIVQPAPVQLVPVVQPAPVQQVPVVQPAPLQLVPVVQPAPVHQVPVVQPAPLQQVPLVQPAPAQQVPTVQPAPVQQVPVVQPAPVQQAPVVQPAPVQVVPVVQPAPVQQVPVVQPIPVQQVPVVQPTPVQQVPVVQPAPAQQVPVVQPAPVQQVPVVQPAPAQQVPVQHPAPVQQVPVQQPAPVQQVPLLSTKTCSWLALQSASPVTSQSTVQVPTITQTTQVPVTPPQGQLVSVQIGVQHPAQVVHTQLPVPGQQVLPAQTAAHQLVVQPVVPQLNPQVVVLQPAVVPQALSQQQVVPQVVPQAVAPQVVPQVVPQAVPQQVAPQVIAQAVPQQVIPQVVSQAIPQHVVPQVVPQVVPQHVVPQVVPQAVPQHVVPQVVPQTVPQQVVPQVVPQAVSQHVVPQVVIQTVPQHVVPQLVPQAVPQHAVPQVVPQAVPQHVVPQVVPQTLLQQVAPQVVPQAVPQHVVPQVVPQAVPQHVVPQVALQTVPQQVATQVIPQAVPQHVVPQVVPQVVPQHVVPQVVPQAVPQHVVPQVNPQVVPQNVVSHVVPQTVPQQVLPQVVPQAVPQHVVPQVVPQAVPQHVVPQVVPQTVPQQVATQVVPQAVPQHVVPQVGPQVVPQHVVPQVVPQAVPQHVVSQVVSQAVPQHVVPQVVPQAVPQHVVPHVVPQVVPQHVVSQHVVSQVIPQTVPQQVLPQVVPQAVSQHVVPQVVPQTLPQQVAPQVVPQTVPQLVVPQVVPQTLPQQVAPQVVPQAVPQHVVPQVVPQAVPQHVVPQVVPQTLPQQVAPQLVPQAVPQHVVPQVVPQAVPQHVVPQVVPQAVPQHVVPQIVPQIVSQHVVPQVVPQTVPQQVATQVVPQAVPQHVVPQVVSQAVPQHVVPQVVPQAVPQHVVPQVVPQTVPQQVATQVVPQAVPQHVVPQVISQAVPQHVVPQVVPQVVPQHVVPQLVPQAVPQHVVPQVVSQAVPQHVVPQVAPQEVPQHVVPQVVPQTVPQQVATQVVPQAVPQHVVPQVVSQAVPQHVVPQVVPQAVPQHVVPQLVPQAVPQHVVPQVVPQAVPQHVVPQVVSQAVPQHVVPQVAPQAVPQHVVPQVVPQTVPQHVVPQVVPQTVHQQVLPQVVPQAVSQHVVPQVVPQTLPQQVAPQVVHQAVPQLVVPQVVPQAVSQHVVPQVVPQAVPQHVVPLVVPQAVPQHVVPQVVPQAVPQHVIPQVVPQAVSQHVVPQVVPQTVPQQVATQVVPQAVPQHVVPQVVPQVVPQHVVPQVVPQAVSQHVVPQVVPQTVPQQVATQVVPQAVPQHVVPQVVPQAVPQHVVPQIVPQAVPQHVVPHVVPQAVPQHVVPQVAPQAVPQHVVPQVVPQTVPQHVVSQVVPQTVHQQVLPQVVPQAVSQHVVPQVVPQTLPQQVAPQVVHQAVPQLVVPQVVPQAVPQHVVPQVVPQAVPQHVVPLVVPQAVPQHVVPQVVPQAVSQHVIPQVVPQAVSQHVVSQVVPQTVPQQVATQVVPQAVPQHVVPQVVPQVVPQHVVPQVVPQAVSQHVVPQVVPQTVPQQVATQVVPQAVPQHVVPQVVPQAVPQHVVPQVVPQAVPQHVVPHVVPQVVPQHVVPQVVPQAVSQHVVPHVVPQTVPQQVAPQVVPQAVPQHVVPQVVPQVVPQHVVPQVVPQVVPQHVVPQVVPQAVSQHVVPQVVPQTVPQQVAPQVVPQAVPQHVVPQVVPQVVPQHVVPQVVPQAASQQVVPQVVPQSVPQQVVPQVVPQAVPQQVVPQVVPQSVPQQVVPQQTFQAQITTQQANEMSFYPFICNAGYKFWYPYTFYYC; encoded by the exons ATGTCCCAACTAATGCAAGCAATCGACAGTATTTTGAAGACCTTCGAAAAATATTCCCAGTACCCATGTCCCGGCCAAAGTTTACAACCAACAGAAATGGAGCAGCTCATACAGGAGGAGCTGTCTGATGCCATCAAA TCATTGGTTTTATTGCAGAACACCGGAGATCCAGAAATCATTACCTTGGTCATGAAAGCCGTGGACAGGAATCGTGATGGCAAAATAAGCTTCAAAGAATATATCACTTTGGTGTGTGTCGTTGCCAAGGCTTATTACAAGCATCTGCTAAAGGAACGAAGCTCCCAGCAATGTCTTATACCGCAAGCAAGCCAGCAATCCAGCAGCCAATTCCCTACTCAAGTGCAGGCAGCAAATCAGCTGGCAAACATATATATCCCTGCCATTCAACATTTCGCCGCAGCAGCTATTCAAGACCAACAGCTTGGACTTCTACCACAAGTTCCAGCCCAAGTGTCAACCCAGCAGACAGTAGTCCAAGTGCCAGTTCCTGGACAAGTAGTTGCTACGCAAGCACCAGTCCAAGTGCCAACTCAAGGACAACAATTTGTTACTGTGCAAGCATCAACCCAAGGTCTAGTTCAGGGACAACAAATAGTCCCTGTGCAGGTACCAGTCCAAGTACCTGTTGTACAACCAGCATCAGTCCAGCAAGTACCAGTTGTACAACTAGCTCCAGTCCAGCAAGTACCTGTTGTACAACCAGCATCAGTCCAGCAAGTACCAGTTGTACAACCAGCTCCAGTCCAGCAAGTACCAGTTGTACAACCAGCACCAGTCCAGCAAGTACCAATTGTACAACCAGCCCCAGTCCAGCTTGTACCAGTTGTACAACCAGCTCCAGTCCAGCAAGTACCTGTTGTACAACCAGCACCAGACCACCAAGGCCCAGTTTTACCACCTGCCCCTGTCCACCAAGTACCAGTTGTACAACCAGCCTCAGTCCAGCTTGTACCAGTTGTACAACCAGCTCCAGCCCAGCAAGTACCACTAGTACAACCAGCTCCAGTCCATCAAGTACCAGTTGTACAACCAGCACCAGTCCAGCAAGTTCCAATTGTGCAACCAGCCCCAGTCCAGCTTGTACCAGTTGTACAACCAGCTCCAGTTCAGCAAGTACCAGTTGTACAACCAGCTCCAGTCCAGCAAGTACCAGTTGTACAACCAGCCCCACTCCAACTTGTACCAGTTGTACAACCAGCTCCAGTCCATCAAGTACCAGTTGTACAACCAGCTCCTTTGCAGCAAGTACCACTAGTACAACCAGCTCCAGCCCAGCAAGTTCCAACTGTACAACCAGCTCCAGTCCAGCAAGTACCAGTTGTACAGCCAGCCCCAGTCCAGGTCGTACCAGTTGTACAACCAGCTCCAGTCCAGCAAGTACCAGTTGTACAACCAGCTCCAGTCCAGCAAGTACCAGTTGTACAACCAACCTCAGTCCAGCTTGTACCAGTTGTACAACCAGTTCCAGCCCAGCAAGTACCACTAGTACAACCAGCTCCAGTCCATCAAGTACCAGTTGTACAACCAGCACCAGTCCAGCAAGTTCCAATTGTACAACCAGCCCCAGTCCAGCTTGTACCAGTTGTACAACCAGCTCCAGTCCAGCAAGTACCAGTTGTACAACCAGCCCCACTCCAACTTGTACCAGTTGTACAACCAGCTCCAGTCCATCAAGTACCAGTTGTACAACCAGCTCCTTTGCAGCAAGTACCACTAGTACAACCAGCTCCAGCCCAGCAAGTTCCAACTGTACAACCAGCTCCAGTCCAGCAAGTACCAGTTGTACAGCCAGCTCCAGTCCAGCAAGCACCAGTTGTACAACCAGCCCCAGTCCAGGTCGTACCAGTTGTACAACCAGCTCCAGTCCAGCAAGTACCAGTTGTACAACCAATCCCAGTCCAGCAAGTGCCAGTTGTACAACCAACCCCAGTCCAGCAAGTGCCAGTTGTACAACCAGCTCCAGCCCAGCAAGTTCCAGTTGTACAACCAGCTCCAGTCCAGCAAGTACCAGTTGTTCAACCAGCTCCAGCCCAGCAAGTTCCAGTCCAACATCCAGCTCCAGTCCAGCAAGTACCAGTCCAACAACCAGCTCCAGTCCAGCAAGTACCACTTCTGTCAACTAAAACATGCTCATGGCTTGCCTTACAATCTGCATCTCCAGTTACAAGTCAATCAACAGTTCAGGTTCCAACCATAACCCAAACAACTCAAGTGCCAGTTACACCGCCTCAGGGTCAATTAGTGTCAGTTCAAATAGGTGTTCAACATCCAGCTCAGGTTGTACATACTCAACTACCAGTCCCTGGGCAGCAAGTACTGCCAGCTCAAACAGCAGCTCATCAGCTGGTTGTCCAACCGGTGGTGCCTCAGTTAAATCCTCAGGTTGTTGTCCTTCAACCAGCAGTAGTTCCTCAGGCTCTATCTCAACAACAAGTGGTACCTCAGGTAGTTCCCCAGGCTGTTGCTCCACAAGTTGTACCTCAGGTAGTTCCCCAGGCTGTACCTCAACAAGTGGCACCCCAGGTAATAGCTCAGGCTGTACCTCAACAAGTGATACCTCAGGTAGTTTCCCAAGCTATACCTCAACATGTAGTTCCTCAGGTAGTTCCCCAGGTAGTGCCTCAACATGTGGTACCTCAGGTAGTTCCCCAGGCTGTGCCTCAACATGTTGTACCTCAGGTAGTTCCACAGACAGTGCCCCAACAAGTTGTACCTCAGGTAGTTCCCCAGGCAGTATCTCAACATGTGGTACCTCAGGTAGTTATTCAGACAGTGCCTCAACATGTGGTACCTCAGTTAGTTCCCCAGGCAGTGCCTCAACATGCAGTACCTCAGGTAGTTCCCCAGGCAGTGCCTCAACATGTGGTACCTCAGGTGGTTCCCCAGACCTTGCTTCAACAAGTAGCACCTCAGGTAGTTCCCCAGGCAGTGCCTCAACATGTGGTACCTCAGGTGGTTCCCCAGGCAGTGCCTCAACATGTGGTACCTCAGGTGGCTCTCCAGACAGTTCCCCAACAAGTAGCAACTCAGGTAATTCCCCAAGCAGTGCCTCAACATGTGGTACCTCAGGTAGTTCCCCAGGTAGTGCCTCAACATGTGGTACCTCAGGTAGTTCCCCAAGCAGTGCCTCAGCATGTGGTACCTCAGGTAAATCCCCAGGTAGTGCCTCAGAATGTGGTATCTCACGTAGTTCCCCAGACAGTGCCCCAACAAGTTTTACCTCAGGTGGTTCCCCAGGCAGTGCCTCAACATGTGGTACCTCAGGTGGTTCCCCAGGCAGTGCCTCAACATGTGGTACCTCAGGTGGTTCCCCAGACAGTTCCCCAACAAGTAGCAACTCAGGTAGTTCCCCAGGCAGTGCCTCAACATGTGGTACCTCAGGTAGGTCCCCAGGTAGTGCCTCAACATGTGGTACCTCAGGTAGTTCCCCAAGCAGTGCCTCAACATGTGGTATCTCAGGTGGTATCCCAGGCAGTGCCTCAACATGTCGTACCTCAGGTAGTTCCCCAGGCAGTGCCTCAACATGTGGTACCTCATGTAGTTCCCCAGGTAGTGCCTCAGCATGTGGTATCTCAGCATGTGGTATCTCAGGTAATTCCCCAGACAGTGCCCCAACAAGTTTTACCTCAGGTAGTTCCCCAAGCAGTGTCTCAACATGTGGTACCTCAGGTGGTTCCCCAGACATTGCCTCAACAAGTGGCACCTCAGGTAGTTCCCCAGACAGTGCCTCAACTTGTTGTACCTCAGGTGGTTCCCCAGACCTTGCCTCAACAAGTGGCACCTCAGGTCGTTCCCCAGGCAGTGCCTCAACATGTGGTACCTCAGGTCGTTCCCCAGGCAGTGCCTCAACATGTGGTACCTCAGGTAGTTCCCCAGACCTTGCCTCAACAAGTGGCACCTCAGTTAGTTCCCCAGGCAGTGCCTCAACATGTGGTACCTCAGGTAGTTCCCCAGGCAGTGCCTCAACATGTGGTACCTCAGGTGGTTCCCCAGGCAGTGCCTCAACATGTGGTACCTCAGATAGTTCCCCAGATAGTGTCTCAACATGTGGTACCTCAGGTAGTTCCCCAGACAGTTCCCCAACAAGTAGCAACTCAGGTAGTTCCCCAGGCAGTGCCTCAACATGTGGTACCTCAGGTAGTTTCCCAGGCAGTGCCTCAACATGTGGTACCTCAGGTGGTACCCCAGGCAGTGCCTCAACATGTGGTACCTCAGGTGGTTCCCCAGACAGTTCCCCAACAAGTAGCAACTCAGGTAGTTCCCCAGGCAGTGCCTCAACATGTGGTACCTCAGGTAATTTCCCAGGCAGTGCCTCAACATGTGGTACCTCAGGTGGTACCCCAGGTAGTGCCTCAACATGTGGTACCTCAGTTGGTTCCCCAGGCAGTGCCTCAACATGTGGTACCTCAGGTAGTTTCCCAGGCAGTGCCTCAACATGTGGTACCTCAGGTAGCTCCCCAAGAAGTGCCTCAACATGTGGTACCTCAGGTGGTTCCCCAGACAGTTCCCCAGCAAGTAGCAACTCAGGTAGTTCCCCAGGCAGTGCCTCAACATGTGGTACCTCAGGTAGTTTCCCAGGCAGTGCCTCAACATGTGGTACCTCAGGTGGTACCCCAGGCAGTGCCTCAACATGTGGTACCTCAGTTGGTTCCCCAGGCAGTGCCTCAACATGTGGTACCTCAGGTAGTTCCCCAGGCAGTGCCTCAACATGTGGTACCTCAGGTAGTTTCCCAGGCAGTGCCTCAACATGTGGTACCTCAGGTAGCTCCCCAAGCAGTGCCTCAACATGTCGTACCTCAGGTAGTTCCCCAGACAGTGCCTCAACATGTGGTACCTCAG GTAGTTCCCCAGACAGTGCACCAACAAGTTTTACCTCAGGTAGTTCCCCAAGCAGTGTCTCAACATGTGGTACCTCAGGTGGTTCCCCAGACATTGCCTCAACAAGTGGCACCTCAGGTAGTTCACCAGGCAGTGCCTCAGCTTGTTGTACCTCAGGTGGTTCCCCAGGCAGTGTCTCAACATGTGGTACCTCAGGTAGTTCCCCAAGCAGTACCTCAACATGTGGTACCTCTGGTGGTGCCCCAAGCAGTGCCTCAACATGTGGTACCTCAGGTGGTTCCCCAGGCAGTGCCTCAACATGTGATACCTCAGGTAGTTCCACAGGCAGTATCTCAACATGTGGTACCTCAGGTGGTTCCCCAGACAGTTCCCCAACAAGTAGCAACTCAGGTAGTTCCCCAGGCAGTGCCTCAACATGTGGTACCTCAGGTAGTTCCCCAGGTAGTGCCTCAACATGTGGTACCTCAGGTAGTTCCACAGGCAGTATCTCAACATGTGGTACCTCAGGTGGTTCCCCAGACAGTTCCCCAACAAGTAGCAACTCAGGTAGTTCCCCAGGCAGTGCCTCAACATGTGGTACCTCAGGTAGTTCCCCAGGCAGTGCCTCAACATGTGGTACCTCAGATAGTTCCCCAGGCAGTGCCTCAACATGTGGTGCCTCATGTAGTTCCCCAGGCAGTGCCTCAACATGTGGTACCTCAGGTAGCTCCCCAAGCAGTGCCTCAACATGTGGTACCTCAGGTAGTTCCCCAGACAGTGCCTCAACATGTGGTATCTCAGGTAGTTCCCCAGACAGTGCACCAACAAGTTTTACCTCAGGTAGTTCCCCAAGCAGTGTCTCAACATGTGGTACCTCAGGTGGTTCCCCAGACATTGCCTCAACAAGTGGCACCTCAGGTAGTTCACCAGGCAGTGCCTCAACTTGTTGTACCTCAGGTGGTTCCCCAGGCAGTGCCTCAACATGTGGTACCTCAGGTAGTTCCCCAAGCAGTACCTCAACATGTGGTACCTCTGGTGGTGCCCCAAGCAGTGCCTCAACATGTGGTACCTCAGGTGGTTCCCCAGGCAGTATCTCAACATGTGATACCTCAGGTAGTTCCACAGGCAGTATCTCAACATGTGGTATCTCAGGTGGTTCCCCAGACAGTTCCCCAACAAGTAGCAACTCAGGTAGTTCCCCAGGCAGTGCCTCAACATGTGGTACCTCAGGTAGTTCCCCAGGTAGTGCCTCAACATGTGGTACCTCAGGTAGTTCCACAGGCAGTATCTCAACATGTGGTACCTCAGGTGGTTCCCCAGACAGTTCCCCAACAAGTAGCAACTCAGGTAGTTCCCCAAGCAGTGCCTCAACATGTGGTACCTCAGGTAGTTCCCCAGGCAGTGCCTCAACATGTGGTACCTCAGGTAGTTCCCCAGGCAGTGCCTCAACATGTGGTGCCTCATGTAGTTCCCCAGGTAGTGCCTCAACATGTGGTACCTCAGGTAGTTCCACAGGCAGTATCTCAACATGTGGTACCTCATGTGGTTCCCCAGACAGTTCCTCAACAAGTAGCACCTCAGGTAGTTCCCCAGGCAGTGCCTCAACATGTGGTACCTCAGGTAGTTCCCCAGGTAGTGCCTCAACATGTAGTGCCTCAGGTAGTTCCCCAGGTAGTGCCACAACATGTGGTACCTCAGGTAGTTCCACAGGCAGTATCTCAACATGTGGTACCTCAGGTGGTTCCCCAGACAGTTCCTCAACAAGTAGCACCTCAGGTAGTTCCCCAGGCAGTGCCTCAACATGTGGTGCCTCAGGTAGTTCCCCAGGTAGTGCCTCAACATGTGGTACCTCAGGTAGTTCCACAGGCAGCATCTCAACAAGTGGTACCTCAGGTAGTTCCCCAATCTGTGCCTCAACAAGTGGTACCTCAGGTAGTTCCCCAGGCTGTGCCTCAACAAGTGGTCCCTCAGGTAGTTCCCCAATCTGTGCCTCAACAAGTGGTACCTCAGCAAACTTTCCAGGCCCAGATCACCACACAACAAGCAAATGAAATGTCATTTTACCCATTTATATGTAATGCAGGGTACAAATTTTGGTATCCCTATACATTCTATTATTGCTAA